One genomic region from Ammospiza caudacuta isolate bAmmCau1 chromosome 1, bAmmCau1.pri, whole genome shotgun sequence encodes:
- the LOC131566813 gene encoding ly6/PLAUR domain-containing protein 2-like codes for MKVFLSLLLAAVTCMDLGHSLQCYTCKELTPVQECLKIENCTETETICKTTIYSLEDVYPHTGVSTVTKMCSSLCEPSDVDGIGMTHPVTCCFSDLCNVDDAASTLGISVVPVGILASSLCAFFWTRL; via the exons ATGAAGGtgtttctgtctctgctgtTGGCTGCTGTCACTTGCATGGATTTGG GACACTCCTTGCAGTGTTACACGTGCAAGGAATTGACCCCAGTTCAGGAGTGCTTGAAAATTGAGAACTGCACAGAGACTGAGACCATATGCAAGACTACAATCTATTCCCTGGAGGATG TTTATCCCCACACGGGAGTCTCGACTGTCACCAAGATGTGCTCCTCTCTCTGTGAGCCCTCTGACGTGGATGGCATCGGGATGACACATCCTGTCACCTGCTGTTTCTCTGACCTGTGCAACGTCGATGATGCAGCATCGACGTTGGGGATCAGTGTTGTGCCAGTTGGGATCCTGGCAAGTTCCCTCTGTGCCTTTTTCTGGACTAGACTCTGA